The Bdellovibrionales bacterium genome contains the following window.
CACGATGTCAGCACTGTTTCTGTCGGTGCTAATTAAGATTTCCTCGCAGATTGAGGCCCGCCGCGGCCTGGAACCCCACAAGATGATCGAACTCCTGGCAAAGGAGCTGGTCCCGAATATTCAGAACAATGACAAGGCCAGTGTGTTTTATGGTGTGATCGATCGCCGTTCGTATGAGCTCAGCTATTGCGGGGTCGGCCGAATAGAAGCCTGTTTACAGGTTTACGGTCAGGAAAGTCTGCAGACGCTTGAGTCCTGTGGGCCGGCGTTTGCGAAGGATTTTAACACACAGCCACATAGCATGAAACTGCAACTAAACCCGCGCGATCGCTTGATTCTTGCCACGGAGGGATTGACTCAAGCACAGGATACTCAGGGTAAAATGTGGGGCGGAGAAGGCATGCGCGAGGCGATTCGTATGGCGCCACGTCAGGGAGTTCATGAACTCCGCAACGAGATTCTCCACCAGAATGAGAAATTCACCGGCCGCCAGACTCCTCTCCGGGATCAGACGGTGATTGCGATGGAAGTTAAAGACCGAGTCATTAAGCTTGCAAAAAATTAAGTATGTGACTTGTTTAGTAAATTTTTGATAAGACGAATTGTTTAAATTGATGGTCAGAAAGGACACTCACATGGCAGACGTGACTATTTACGAAGGCGCCTTGGATAAAGGCTTAGAGGGCGTAGTAGCCTGTACAACAAAAGTATCATTCATCGTTGGTGATCACTTAAATTTCCGTGGTTACACAATCGACGACTTGGCAGCTAATTCGACTTTCGAAGAAGTAACTTATCTTCTTTGGAACGACAAACTTCCAAATGCTTCCGAGCTTTCTGCGTTCTCAGCAGAGCTTCACAAAGAAATGGCGTTGAGCCCAGACTTCATCAAAGTTTTGAAAGGCATTCCAACCAATGTTCATCCGATGGGCTGGTTGCGCACGGCTGTTTCTTTGATGGCTCACTGGGATTCAGATGCTAACGACAATTCCCCAGAAGCAAACTTGCGTAAGTCAGTTCGCTTGACGGCAAAAATGGGCACCCTTCTTTGTGCATTCGATGCAATCCGCAAAGGCAAAGAGCCTGTGACTCCTAAAGCTGACAAATCGATCGCTTGGAACATGATGTACATGTTGGGCGGCGGTACTGAGCCTAAAACTGAGCACGTAAAAGTAATGGACACTTGCTTGATCTTGCATGCGGACCACGAATTGAACTGCTCGGCGTTTGCAACTCGCGTGACGGCTTCTTCGTTGTCTGATCTTCACTCTGCAATCGTTTCTGCAATCGGCGCTTTGAAAGGTCCTTTGCACGGCGGAGCGAATGAGCAAGTAATCTTGATGCTGAAAAAAATCGGCAACATGGAAAAAGCTCAGCAATTCGTTAAAGATGCTTTGGCAGCTAAAGAAAAAGTGATGGGTATCGGTCATCGCGTTTACAAAAACGGTGATCCACGGGCTCGTATCTTGCGTGGCATGTCTGACAAGCTGACGAAAGACGCCGGCATTCACCACATGTACGAAATGTCGACTTTGATCGACGATACTATGTACAAAGAAAAAGGCTTGATGCCGAATGTGGATTTCTATTCTGCGACAGTTTACTTCGCAATGGGCATCCCAACTGATTTGTTCACGCCAATCTTTGCAGCGTCTCGTATTTCGGGCTGGTGCGCTCATGCGTTTGAACAATATGCGAACAACCGTATCTACCGTCCTCGCGGTAAATGGGCTGGTAAAGAAGGCCTTACTTGGAAGCCAGTAGCTCAACGCTAATTGACTTCTCAATGTTAAATATAGAAAGGGAAACGGAAACGTTTCCCTTTTTCTTTTCCGTTTCGGGTTTTGCGGAAATCAATTCCTTTCTTCGTGGCTTTCGTCTGAACGTAACTGGGCTTTTGCTACGGACGGTTTTATTCTAAGACTGTAAGCCCCACAAGGAGGCATGCCGTGAGTTCCTTCCGCAAAGCTTTCATTGTACTGTCTGTGTTTTTCCTGAGTTCTATTTTTGTCCAAGCGCAACCAGAAGACACCATGCGAGCAGGCTCTGGAGGTTCGGCGGGAACCACACAGCAGGGGCCGGTTTATGATGGTGGTGTTTTGGGACCGAATAGTGCCATGGGTGGGCCTGATGTGACCGCTGTCGATCCCGAGGGCGCTTCTTATCGCCGCAAGACACTTAAGAAGAAACCTGTAGGAACAATTCGTGTTGATGCTGAAGCTCCGCAGGCGCCTGATCAACAGCAGTCGAAGCCCTCGACGACAAAATAGGTTCTTTAAAAATTCCAGAATCTCTCTATTTGCTTTCTAAAGTTTTCATAGAAGGGCGAATTAGGTTTCTTTTAATTAAGACATCTAAGGAGATACTATGGGAATCTTTCTTACTCTGATGTTGCTGCTTTCTCTTTCTCCAGTCGTTCATGCCTTGCCGCTCGACTACGACGAAGAGCTCACGGCGCAAGTCAAACTCCAATATGATACTGTGATTGACGTGCTTCCTCTTGATGATATGAGGGCGGCCATCGGCGGAGTCTGGCAGCACGGGCTTAATCCGACGCAATACTGGACGGCCGATATGGAAAAGACCTACATGAAAGGACCTGATCAGCGCGTGAAAATGAAAAAACGCGTGAATCAGAACTTCTTACGTCTGCTGAGTGATATCTCGGTGGGTTCCGTCGATCCTGAAGCTCTCACGGGTGATATTAAATTCAAGCGAAAAAAATTCTTAACGCCACAGCAATTACAGACGGTGATTGTGTCAACGGGACAGAAAGCCGATTTGTTGATTGAATCCTTGGCGCCTCAGAATTCTCCGTATGTGTCGTTACGAACGACGTTATTGAAAATCTATCCCGCTTGTAGCAATGGACAGTGGGCGCCCATTGGAAAAACCAAAAAAGTTCTTAAGCTGGGAGTCAAAGATCCGGCGGTTCCATCCATTAAGAGCCGTCTGATGTTTATGGGTTATGCGATTTCAAGCCCTGACGACACCTTTGATCAAGAGTCTGTCAATGCAATCAACGATATTGAGTGGAATTTACACCTCAAGCCTGATAGCGCGGTTCATCCCAGCGGCAAGGTGACGAAATTCCTCAACGTCAGCTGTCTGGATCGTGTCCGCCAATTACAAGCAGACATGGAAAAGATGCGCTGGTTCCCAAGTCAATTTGAAGATCGCTATATCTTTATTAATCTGGCCATGACGTATTTTGTGATGGTCGATAAGACACAAAATCCGGCGTACATTACAAGCTTCCGTACGATCAATGGCCGTGCGGAAAGAAAATCTCCAACGATGAAAGATAAAATCGTGCGTGTGATTTTGAATCCTTCTTGGATTGTGCCGCCGACAATCTTTATCGAAGATAAAGTGACAGAGATCCGCAATCTGCCGCGCTATCAGATTAAGTACTATTTTGATTCGCATAACTATGAAGTCTGGAACAAAGATATGAGCCGCCGTTTGGATCCGACAACGATCGACTGGTGGTCTTTTGATGCCAGTCTGGATGCGGATATCTACATTCGTCAGAAACCGAACTATTGGAATGCGCTCGGCGTGATCAAGTTCGAATTGACGAACTCATTCTCGGTTTACCTGCATGATACCAATCAGCGCGAACTCTTTTGGGAGCCGCAGAGATTGCTGAGTTCGGGTTGCATCCGCTTGGAAAAACCGTTTGATCTTGCGGAGTATCTCTTAAAGGGAACTGCATGGGATCGTGCAAAAATTGAAGCTTCGACCTTGAAACCGGGAGAAGTGGCGGATAAATCGATTAAGATCGATCTCACGAATCCGATGCCGGTCTATACGGCGTTCCTGACATCGTTTTTGAGCAGTGATAATATCATTCGCTTCACCGATGACATCTACGGCCAGAACACCGATATTCTTAGCTCGATGAAAGCGCTTTGATTGTGGTTTGGGGCGTAAAGTGTTGCTCCTTGAAATACCTCTGTGAATAATAAACGGGATTTTAAGGAGAACACCATGGCATCTGTATTTACGAAAATCATCAGTGGCGAATTGCCTTGCTATAAAATCTATGAAGATGAAGAGATCTTTTCATTTCTGGCATTGGATCAAGTGAATCTTGGCCACACGCTCGTGATCTGTAAGCAAGAAGTCAACCATTGGACGGAAGTTCCGACAGATGTCTACGCAAGACTTCATGTTGTCTCTCAGAAAATCGGTAAAGCGATTTTGAAAGCCTCGGGCAGTCCACGTGTGGGACAAATTGTTGCCGGCTTTGAAGTGCCTCATTATCATTTACATCTCATTCCAGCGTGGTCCATTCCAGACCTCGATTTCAAAAGAGCACAGCGCCGTTCTGAAGAAGAGATGAAAAAAATCCAAGCAGAAATTATTAAGCATTTAAGCGTTTAGTTAGACGCGTCTCATATTGAGAACTGACAACTAGACCTCTTTCTTGTAGCGATGAAATTCGCAAAAAGGTAATATGAAGTAAAGCTACTCTGGTGGCTGGGAAGGAGGTGGTGCTTATGGTTCAATCATATGACATAACCAAGGCGGAGGTGGCGGCTTCTTAGCCGTACTAGACCTTCGCCAACTTTGTCAGGCGGACGGCTGAAGCGCCGAAAGGATCCAGGCCGTCCCGCCACTATCGC
Protein-coding sequences here:
- a CDS encoding HIT family protein; this translates as MASVFTKIISGELPCYKIYEDEEIFSFLALDQVNLGHTLVICKQEVNHWTEVPTDVYARLHVVSQKIGKAILKASGSPRVGQIVAGFEVPHYHLHLIPAWSIPDLDFKRAQRRSEEEMKKIQAEIIKHLSV
- a CDS encoding L,D-transpeptidase family protein; the encoded protein is MGIFLTLMLLLSLSPVVHALPLDYDEELTAQVKLQYDTVIDVLPLDDMRAAIGGVWQHGLNPTQYWTADMEKTYMKGPDQRVKMKKRVNQNFLRLLSDISVGSVDPEALTGDIKFKRKKFLTPQQLQTVIVSTGQKADLLIESLAPQNSPYVSLRTTLLKIYPACSNGQWAPIGKTKKVLKLGVKDPAVPSIKSRLMFMGYAISSPDDTFDQESVNAINDIEWNLHLKPDSAVHPSGKVTKFLNVSCLDRVRQLQADMEKMRWFPSQFEDRYIFINLAMTYFVMVDKTQNPAYITSFRTINGRAERKSPTMKDKIVRVILNPSWIVPPTIFIEDKVTEIRNLPRYQIKYYFDSHNYEVWNKDMSRRLDPTTIDWWSFDASLDADIYIRQKPNYWNALGVIKFELTNSFSVYLHDTNQRELFWEPQRLLSSGCIRLEKPFDLAEYLLKGTAWDRAKIEASTLKPGEVADKSIKIDLTNPMPVYTAFLTSFLSSDNIIRFTDDIYGQNTDILSSMKAL
- a CDS encoding SpoIIE family protein phosphatase, producing the protein MAKEIDQLKERIQELEMELVAKDRELLKYRQELGRANVSLENLIGQITEEIRMAGLIQKMLSPTQLPNIAGFDCSTKYQPGDRYGGDYFDIFEHEDKLKFGVVIASASGYTMSALFLSVLIKISSQIEARRGLEPHKMIELLAKELVPNIQNNDKASVFYGVIDRRSYELSYCGVGRIEACLQVYGQESLQTLESCGPAFAKDFNTQPHSMKLQLNPRDRLILATEGLTQAQDTQGKMWGGEGMREAIRMAPRQGVHELRNEILHQNEKFTGRQTPLRDQTVIAMEVKDRVIKLAKN
- a CDS encoding citrate synthase (catalyzes the formation of citrate from acetyl-CoA and oxaloacetate), producing the protein MADVTIYEGALDKGLEGVVACTTKVSFIVGDHLNFRGYTIDDLAANSTFEEVTYLLWNDKLPNASELSAFSAELHKEMALSPDFIKVLKGIPTNVHPMGWLRTAVSLMAHWDSDANDNSPEANLRKSVRLTAKMGTLLCAFDAIRKGKEPVTPKADKSIAWNMMYMLGGGTEPKTEHVKVMDTCLILHADHELNCSAFATRVTASSLSDLHSAIVSAIGALKGPLHGGANEQVILMLKKIGNMEKAQQFVKDALAAKEKVMGIGHRVYKNGDPRARILRGMSDKLTKDAGIHHMYEMSTLIDDTMYKEKGLMPNVDFYSATVYFAMGIPTDLFTPIFAASRISGWCAHAFEQYANNRIYRPRGKWAGKEGLTWKPVAQR